The Cloeon dipterum chromosome X, ieCloDipt1.1, whole genome shotgun sequence genome includes a window with the following:
- the LOC135947011 gene encoding UBX domain-containing protein 7: MADDPLKRFIEITGASEDEAANFLGSRTDVEICVNDYFDFLASAGAPPPPAEPEVRAPIAPIEDVMLPPDVANPHALPVVVDNLRDFRVEAELQQAALTGEGDTSRRRFEDLFRPPVDLLFKGGDFLNAKEFAKSEKKWILVDLQNSNVFLSVVLNRDLWQSPSLTSYIQEHFLLVQYNVTSTEGSKFQRTYNVDESDYPHVQVIDPRTGESLEKLGGEGVSLDPVYVTAFLKAFIHLNGSPDNFDAPKNVTPRDVRRLLEEERELQEAIQRSMS, encoded by the exons atggcaGATGATCCATTGAAAAGATTTATAGAAATCACAG GCGCCTCTGAAGATGAGGCTGCAAATTTTCTGGGATCCAGAACCGACGTAGAGATCTGCGTGAATGATTACTTTGACTTCTTGGCCTCTGCAGGCGCACCACCACCCCCGGCCGAACCAGAGGTGCGAGCGCCAATAGCCCCGATTGAAGATGTCATGCTTCCGCCAGATGTAGCAAATCCACACGCACTTCCAGTTGTAGTCGACAATTTGAGGGACTTCAGGGTTGAAGCAG AACTACAACAGGCTGCCTTGACTGGAGAAGGGGACACGTCAAGAAGACGGTTTGAAGATCTCTTCCGGCCACCAGTGGACCTTTTATTCAAAGGAGGCGATTTTTTAAAC GCCAAGGAATTTGCTAAATCGGAGAAAAAATGGATATTGGTTGATTTGCAGAACAGCAACGTGTTCCTTAGTGTTGTTCTGAACAGAGACTTGTGGCAGAGTCCATCCCTCACGTCCTATATCCAGGAGCACTTTTTGTTGGTTCaa taTAACGTCACCAGCACTGAGGGCTCCAAATTCCAAAGAACCTACAATGTAGACGAATCTGATTATCCTCACGTTCAGGTGATTGACCCCAGGACGGGAGAAAGTCTGGAAAAGTTAGGTGGAGAAGGTGTCAGTCTAGATCCAGTCTACGTTACAGCCTTCCTTAAAGCATTCATCCATCTTAATGGCTCTCCAGATAATTTTGACGCTCCCAAAAATGTCACG CCAAGAGATGTGAGACGGCTGCTGGAAGAGGAACGAGAACTGCAGGAGGCGATACAAAGGTCTATGTCTTGA